One stretch of Bordetella avium DNA includes these proteins:
- a CDS encoding ABC transporter ATP-binding protein produces the protein MNTPDITPLVDLRGVSKRFGEGSDTALSRLFRSLSKPPAVTHAVDGVDLAVRPGEVVGLVGESGCGKSTLGRIAAGLMPPSAGEVRVNGRLSSEMSPEEAHRARLKIQMIFQDPYASLNPRLRVDEIVGEAARIHGLVDRGGFDDYVSAQLQRAGLDPALRQRYPHQFSGGQRQRIGIARALAVKPDMLVCDEAVAALDVSIQAQILNLFMDLRAELNLTYLFISHDLGVVEHVSDRVIIMYLGRIVESAPVEEVFRHANHPYTQALLAEIPRLDVRHKTFAPIKGEIPSPLAPPSGCHFHPRCPHAMPRCKTEAPRLKGIAIHHLSACHLNDAG, from the coding sequence ATGAACACACCTGATATCACGCCGCTGGTGGACTTGCGCGGGGTCAGCAAGCGTTTCGGCGAAGGCTCGGACACCGCGCTGTCGCGCCTGTTCCGCAGCCTGTCCAAACCGCCGGCCGTCACCCATGCGGTCGATGGCGTGGACCTGGCCGTGCGGCCGGGCGAAGTGGTGGGCCTGGTGGGAGAGTCTGGCTGCGGCAAGTCCACGCTGGGCCGCATTGCGGCCGGTCTCATGCCGCCCAGCGCGGGCGAGGTGCGTGTGAACGGCCGCCTGAGCTCGGAAATGAGCCCCGAAGAGGCGCATCGCGCACGGCTGAAGATTCAAATGATCTTCCAGGACCCCTACGCTAGTCTCAATCCGCGTCTGCGGGTAGACGAAATCGTGGGTGAGGCGGCGCGCATTCATGGTCTGGTCGACCGTGGGGGCTTCGATGATTATGTCAGCGCGCAATTGCAACGCGCCGGGCTGGACCCGGCGCTGCGCCAGCGCTATCCGCATCAATTCTCCGGCGGCCAGCGCCAGCGCATCGGCATCGCCCGCGCGCTGGCGGTCAAGCCCGACATGCTGGTGTGCGACGAGGCGGTGGCGGCGCTGGATGTGTCCATCCAGGCGCAGATTCTGAATCTGTTCATGGATCTGCGTGCAGAGCTGAACCTGACCTATCTATTCATCAGCCATGATCTGGGCGTGGTCGAACATGTGTCGGATCGCGTCATCATCATGTATCTGGGCCGCATCGTTGAGTCCGCGCCCGTGGAGGAGGTGTTCCGTCACGCCAACCATCCCTACACACAGGCTTTGCTGGCCGAGATCCCCCGGCTGGATGTCCGCCACAAGACCTTCGCCCCCATCAAGGGTGAGATCCCCAGTCCCCTGGCGCCGCCTTCGGGTTGCCATTTCCATCCACGCTGCCCTCATGCCATGCCGCGCTGCAAGACCGAGGCGCCGCGCTTGAAAGGCATCGCCATCCATCACCTGAGCGCCTGTCATCTGAATGACGCCGGTTGA
- a CDS encoding ABC transporter permease — translation MSLTTTPALKRESPWQRHVAEFFASKTAVVGLVVSVLLVLAAILAPWITPQNPYDLMQLDVLDSRLPPGSPNGLGTFNYWLGTDGQGRDLLSGILYGLRISLMVGVGSALIAAVLGTLLGLIAAYAGGRVDALIMRLVDLILSFPSILVAMMILAYLGKGVGNVVLTLVVLEWAYYARTVRGQALVERRREYVEAARCLDIPGWRIMLRHILPNCLPPLIVIGTLQIARAITLEATLSFLGLGVPITEPSLGLLIANGYQTMLSGQYWISFYPGIALLITIVAINLVGDRLRDVLNPRTHK, via the coding sequence ATGAGCTTGACGACGACTCCCGCGCTCAAGCGTGAATCGCCGTGGCAGCGCCATGTGGCCGAGTTCTTCGCCTCCAAGACGGCGGTGGTCGGCTTGGTGGTGTCGGTGCTGCTGGTGCTGGCCGCCATTCTTGCGCCGTGGATCACGCCGCAAAACCCCTATGACCTCATGCAGCTGGATGTGCTGGATTCACGCCTGCCGCCGGGCTCTCCCAACGGCCTGGGCACGTTCAATTACTGGTTGGGCACGGACGGCCAGGGCCGCGATCTGCTGTCGGGAATTTTGTATGGTCTGCGCATCAGCCTGATGGTGGGTGTGGGTTCGGCGCTGATTGCCGCCGTGCTGGGCACGCTGCTGGGCCTGATCGCGGCCTACGCGGGCGGCCGGGTGGATGCCCTGATCATGCGCCTGGTCGATCTGATTCTGTCTTTTCCGTCGATTCTGGTGGCGATGATGATCCTCGCCTACCTGGGTAAGGGGGTGGGCAATGTGGTGTTGACGCTGGTGGTGCTGGAGTGGGCGTATTACGCCCGCACGGTGCGCGGCCAGGCCCTGGTCGAGCGCCGCCGCGAATATGTAGAGGCAGCCCGCTGCCTGGATATTCCCGGCTGGCGCATCATGCTGCGCCACATTCTGCCCAACTGCCTGCCGCCGCTCATCGTGATCGGCACGCTGCAAATTGCCCGCGCCATCACGCTGGAGGCCACCCTGAGCTTTCTGGGCCTGGGCGTGCCGATTACCGAACCCTCGCTGGGTCTGTTGATCGCCAACGGCTATCAGACGATGTTGTCGGGCCAGTATTGGATCAGTTTCTATCCTGGCATTGCGCTCTTGATCACCATTGTGGCGATCAATCTGGTGGGTGACCGCCTGCGCGATGTGCTCAATCCGAGGACGCACAAATGA
- a CDS encoding ABC transporter ATP-binding protein, with protein MTAATHSLEPATLEVRNLRTQFQTRAGTLPAVDDVSFRLERGKILGLVGESGSGKSVTGFSIMDLVDPPGRVVGGSVLFQGRDLTRLSPREMRRLQGRRIAMIFQDPMMTLNPVLRVDAQMIEAVRAHEKVSTAQARERARATLGMMGIPSPEERLLAYPHQLSGGMRQRVAIAIALLHQPDLIIADEPTTALDVTIQSQILSEVQKLARQHGTSLIWITHDLSVVAGLADEVAVMYAGRIVEHGTVDAVLDAPMHPYTAGLIGSLPSNNARGQRLRQIPGMTPNLLALPEGCAFASRCSRASAACGQRPPLSTPQEGRLVRCFHPALTPETSA; from the coding sequence ATGACGGCCGCCACGCATTCTCTGGAGCCGGCTACGCTGGAAGTCCGCAATCTGCGGACCCAGTTTCAAACCCGAGCCGGCACCCTGCCCGCCGTGGACGACGTGTCTTTCCGGCTGGAGCGGGGCAAGATTCTTGGTCTGGTGGGTGAATCGGGTTCGGGCAAGTCCGTGACGGGCTTTTCCATCATGGACCTGGTGGATCCTCCAGGCCGGGTGGTGGGCGGCAGCGTGCTGTTTCAGGGCCGCGACCTGACTCGCCTGAGCCCTCGCGAAATGCGCCGTCTGCAGGGCAGGCGCATCGCGATGATTTTCCAGGACCCCATGATGACGCTCAACCCGGTATTGCGGGTGGATGCGCAGATGATCGAAGCCGTTCGCGCCCATGAGAAGGTCAGCACCGCTCAGGCTCGGGAACGGGCCCGCGCCACGCTGGGCATGATGGGTATTCCCAGCCCGGAAGAAAGACTGCTGGCCTATCCGCATCAATTGTCGGGCGGCATGCGCCAGCGCGTGGCCATCGCCATCGCGCTTTTACACCAGCCCGACCTCATCATCGCCGATGAGCCGACCACGGCCCTAGATGTCACGATCCAGTCGCAGATTCTTTCCGAAGTGCAGAAACTGGCCCGCCAGCACGGCACCAGCCTGATCTGGATCACCCACGATCTGTCGGTCGTGGCCGGGCTGGCCGACGAGGTGGCGGTGATGTATGCCGGACGCATCGTTGAGCATGGCACGGTCGATGCCGTGCTGGATGCGCCCATGCACCCCTACACGGCCGGCCTGATCGGCAGTCTGCCCAGCAATAATGCACGCGGCCAGCGGCTGCGCCAGATTCCCGGCATGACGCCCAATCTGCTCGCTTTGCCCGAGGGCTGCGCTTTCGCGTCGCGCTGCTCGCGCGCGTCGGCGGCCTGCGGGCAGCGTCCGCCCCTATCCACGCCGCAGGAAGGCCGTTTGGTGCGCTGCTTCCATCCTGCCCTAACTCCGGAGACCTCGGCATGA
- a CDS encoding ABC transporter permease — MTLWLLRRLAQAVVVVLLMTLIVFVGLHAIGNPVDILIGQDVDQIDRARIIAELGLDQPLWRQYLGFLNGAAHGNLGNSFVYNIPAVELIMQRLPATLELAIAALVLAVILGVPLGLYAGLYPESPISKTIMTGSIVGFSLPTFWVGLMLIMAFSVSLGWLPASGRGQTVEFLGAQWSWLTADGWRHLILPAVNLSLFKISLVIRLTRAGVREIMPLDFVKFARAKGLSPARVVGMHILRNTLIPLVTVLGLELGSTIAFAVVTESIFSWPGAGKLILDSINSLDRPVIVSYLVVVVCLFVLLNLLVDILYKVLDPRVRLEGLQ, encoded by the coding sequence ATGACGCTATGGTTATTGCGCCGCCTGGCCCAGGCCGTGGTGGTGGTGCTTTTGATGACGCTGATTGTTTTCGTCGGTCTGCACGCGATTGGCAACCCGGTGGATATCCTGATCGGCCAGGACGTGGATCAAATCGACCGCGCCCGCATCATTGCCGAGCTGGGTTTGGATCAGCCTTTGTGGCGCCAGTATCTGGGCTTTTTGAACGGCGCCGCGCACGGCAATCTGGGCAATAGTTTTGTCTACAACATTCCTGCCGTGGAGCTGATTATGCAGCGTCTGCCGGCCACGCTGGAGCTGGCCATCGCAGCGCTGGTGCTGGCCGTGATCCTGGGCGTTCCGCTGGGTCTGTACGCGGGTCTGTATCCCGAGAGCCCGATTTCCAAAACCATCATGACGGGCAGCATCGTGGGGTTTTCGCTGCCAACGTTCTGGGTCGGGCTGATGCTGATTATGGCTTTCAGCGTGTCGCTGGGCTGGCTGCCGGCCAGCGGGCGGGGGCAGACGGTGGAGTTCCTGGGCGCGCAGTGGTCCTGGCTGACGGCCGATGGCTGGCGCCATTTGATTCTGCCGGCCGTCAACCTGTCTTTGTTCAAGATTTCTTTGGTGATCCGCCTGACCCGCGCCGGGGTGCGCGAGATCATGCCGCTGGATTTCGTGAAATTCGCCCGCGCCAAGGGCCTGTCGCCTGCGCGCGTCGTGGGGATGCACATCCTGCGCAACACCTTGATTCCGTTGGTGACCGTACTGGGCCTGGAGCTGGGCTCGACCATCGCTTTCGCCGTGGTCACTGAAAGCATTTTTTCCTGGCCGGGCGCTGGAAAATTGATTCTGGACAGTATCAACTCGCTGGACCGGCCGGTCATCGTGTCGTATCTGGTGGTCGTGGTCTGCCTATTCGTGCTACTGAATTTGCTGGTGGATATTTTGTACAAGGTGCTGGACCCCCGGGTCAGGCTGGAGGGCTTGCAATGA